The stretch of DNA TAGTGGCATTGAACCTACCATCGTACATGTTACCCCAAAACATCGAAATCTACGTCAGGATAAGACATACACGCACTCGCAAGATGAATTTATTTACATATTAGAAGGTGAGATTGAACTGCTCTATAACGGCGAGAAGCAATTTTTAGAAAAAGGGGATAGTGCTTATTTTGCTGGTTCAAAACCACATCTGTTTTTGCCGGTAAATGATCGCGGTGCCATGGTGCTGACATGTTTTATTGATCAAATATGATTGGATAAGAGAGGATATAAATGGAAAATGAATGTGTGTTTTGTAAAGTAGAAATTGACCCATCACAGTCTATTATTCTATCCAATGAATATTCATTGTTTTTACAATTAAATGATGCCACTGAAAAAGGTGTGCCGTTAGAAGGAGCTGGGATAATAGTTCCAAAAGCACATCGAAAAACTGTCTTTGACCTTACGGAAGATGAGTGGAAGTCGACCTATGAGTTATTAAAGGAAGCAAAAAATTGGATTGATGTTCAC from Oceanobacillus iheyensis HTE831 encodes:
- a CDS encoding HIT family protein, giving the protein MENECVFCKVEIDPSQSIILSNEYSLFLQLNDATEKGVPLEGAGIIVPKAHRKTVFDLTEDEWKSTYELLKEAKNWIDVHHQPNGYNIGWNAGETAGQHIFHAHMHILPRYDDEKYVGKGIRALFKQSDNRT